One Candidatus Atelocyanobacterium thalassa isolate ALOHA genomic window, TTTACTTGTGGTGATACTGTAAATCCATGGATATCTTTTGATAGATTAAAAATCCTATTTAAAGCTGATTATGGTTCTGCATTAGAATTGAACCGTGGACAATTAGAGTTACTTGAGAGGATAGATATTGATCTAGGAGAACTTCGTGACGAAACCACTAATAAGCTAGTTATTCCAAAAATCAGTAGAAGTGTTTGGTTGACTGATCGTAATGAAAATGTTGCTCTTTCCATACGCCATAAAGGAGAGCATATTTTTTATGAAAAGTCACCTTATCAAACAGTAGAAATTTTTGATACTTTCGAATACGGGAAAATGTTAACCATTGATAAGATGGTCATGTGTACTGAAAAAGATGAAAATGCCTATCATGAAATGATAGTACATGTACCCATGTTACTTAACCCCTCATTCTCCAATGTATTAGTCATTGGAGGCGGAGATGGTGGTAGTGTAAGGGAATTAATCCGTCATTCTCACATTCAAAAGATAACCATAGTAGAAATTGATGAAACTATAATTAGAGCTTCAAAACAATATTTACCATCACTATCTAGTCAACTTAATAATGAAAAAGTCGATTTACATATAGAAGATGGGATTACTTTTATTCATAATACAGATAATGAACAGTATGATTTGATTATAGTAGATTCATCTGATCCTGTTGGACCTGCTGAAGGATTATTTAGCTATGAATTTTATCGACAAATTTATCGTTGTCTAAAACCTGATGGAGCTATGGCAGCTAATACAGAATCTCCATGTTTTAATCAAAAAGTTTTTGTTGATATTAATAATTGCTTAAGTGATATCTTTGGCAAAGAAAATGTTCATTCTTATTTAAGTTTTATTCCTACATATCCGACTGGGATGTGGAGCTTTGGATATGCCAGGAAGGGTAGTATGCATCCATTAAAAAACTTTGATTCTGAACAAGCAGAAATTTTTACTAAAAAACATAACTTGAAATACTATAATCCTGGTATTCATCGTTCTGCTTTTTGCTTACCAACCTTCGTTCAAAATATGCTGAATGAATAATCGAAATAAGAGCCTATTAGATTTTAATCCGAGTAGTATTGGAATAGAAAATGGTAATTTATACGGATTACCTTATTTTTATGAAAATTCTGGAATTATTGTTTTTGGTATCCCCTGGGAGGTAACGGTCTCTTATAAAACTGGTACAGGATTGGGACCATTAAGGGTGCTGGAAGCTTCTCCCCAGCTGGATCTTTATGATTTAGACAATCCTCATGGTTGGAAGCAAGGAATTTTTATGCCATCAATTTCGCAATTTTTATTAACACTTAACCAAAAATTTAGAAAGAAAGCCTTAAAAATAATCGAGGCAACTGAAAAAAATATAGATATCAAAAGTTGTGAACAACTACAACAAGAATTAATAAGTGTTAATTCTGCTTGCCAGAAAATGGTGGATTGGGTAGATGAACAAGCTAGTGCTGCTATTCAAGTAGGGAAAAAAGTTGGTATTGTTGGTGGAGATCATAGTGTTCCACTTGGGTATATTCAAGCCTTAGCTAGACACAATAATGATTTTGGAATTCTTCATATTGATGCACATGCTGATTTAAGAGTAGATTACCAAGGATTTTATTATTCTCATGCTTCAATTATGAATAATGTACTAAAAATACCTCAAGTTATTAAATTAGTTCAAGTTGGAATTCGAGATTTTTGCGAAGAAGAAACAGTTATTATTAGATCATCTAATAACCGAATAATTACCTATTATGATTCCTATTTAAAAAAGTCTCGATATGAGGGCGTAAGTTGGTATGAACAATGCCAAAAAATTATTAGCAACTTACCTGAGCAAGTTTATATTAGTTTCGATTTAGATGGTTTAGATCCTAAATTATGTCCTCATACAGGAACCCCTGTAGCTGGTGGATTAAATTTAGAAGCAGTATTTTATTTATTAAAACAAGTAATTGATAGTAATAGAAAAATAATTGGGTTTGATGTTTCTGAAGTGGGTAATGGTGAATGGGACGGAAATGTCGGAGCTAGAATAATATATAAGTTATGTTGCTTATTAGGTTTGTAAAAAGTATTATTACATTATTTGTTAAATATTTTTATACATTAATGTAGTTTGTATATGAAAAAGATTAGTTTTAAATGTATAAGCAAATGCTTTTCAGGTCATCATATACCATGACTTTTACCAATGACCCAATGACGACGAAAAAAATATGATAGTACCGATTCATCTAGAGGTAGATAAATAGGTCTTCCATGTGGGCAAGTTCTTGGATTACGAGTATTTTTCCAACCATCTAAAATTTCCTGCATTTTTTGTAATTCTAAAGATACTCCATTACGAATAGCACTCTTACAAGCAGTTGCAACTTGTGCTGACTCTAGATTTTTTTCTAGACTCAGTTCTAACAAAATATCTAAATAATTTTTTTCTCCCACTAGTAATTGTGGAATTGTTCTAATTGTCCACATCTGTTCTCCAAAAATTTCAAGTTCTAATCCAATACTTTGTAATTGCTTAACTTGATGATCTAATAACTTAACTACTATAGGACTATCAATTGTTGTCAATTTCCATTCATCTTGTAATTTTTCGTATAAGATCCTTTCATGAGCAATATGCTGTTCCACTAGCCATAGACCATTAGGATGTTCTGCGACAATGTATGTTTTATTAACTTGTCCAACTGCTTTTAATGGTAATAAATCTAATTTATTAATACTATTGAGGTTATCACTATAACTGTAGTCATTTTTTTCTATCGAAGATTTGAGCAATTTATGTAATCTTTCACTATCCCCTAAAACAATAGAGGACGATGAAGATAATCTAAGATTATCTTGGACTATGTTAGATATTTGCTCTTCCCAAAATTCTATAAAATGTAAATAAACTTCAGATTTTATTGGATGTCGATTCCAGTCTACTTCTTCAAATGGTACATATAATTCTAAAAAACAAATTGGAGAACGTCCTTTCGGTAAACATCTGCCAAAAGAACGAATTATTGCTTGCTCTAATTGAGGTAATCTGACGACTCGCCCGTTAATGGCTATCTTTACCCAGTCAGAACAACTACGATGACACCTATCAGGTAATCCTAGAACAATATTAATACTACTACTTTTATATGATGGATTTTTTACCTCACTGGAAGTAAATTTTAAGTCATTATAATTAATTTGATTTAGTAATTGAGGTATTATTTGCTGTGAATTTTTCCCTGGACTAATATTAATCCAAG contains:
- the speE gene encoding polyamine aminopropyltransferase, with the translated sequence MNSLGRHILVEFFGCSSEILNNVSVIESSMLVAAQEAGATVINSTFHHFSPFGVSGVVVIQESHLAIHTWPEYRYAAVDLFTCGDTVNPWISFDRLKILFKADYGSALELNRGQLELLERIDIDLGELRDETTNKLVIPKISRSVWLTDRNENVALSIRHKGEHIFYEKSPYQTVEIFDTFEYGKMLTIDKMVMCTEKDENAYHEMIVHVPMLLNPSFSNVLVIGGGDGGSVRELIRHSHIQKITIVEIDETIIRASKQYLPSLSSQLNNEKVDLHIEDGITFIHNTDNEQYDLIIVDSSDPVGPAEGLFSYEFYRQIYRCLKPDGAMAANTESPCFNQKVFVDINNCLSDIFGKENVHSYLSFIPTYPTGMWSFGYARKGSMHPLKNFDSEQAEIFTKKHNLKYYNPGIHRSAFCLPTFVQNMLNE
- the mutL gene encoding DNA mismatch repair endonuclease MutL; the protein is MLPPIQLLPPEIVSIIAAGEIIDSLASVVRELVDNCIDAKSTRIEISLNTESWQISVTDNGVGMSLQDLRNCARAHHTNKIHKLDDLCHIRSLGFRGEALFSIANVGQLTIKSRHDIEDSKGWCISYNLQGQPVHEKVVAIAPGTIITISDIFGNMPVRRKGLPSFKKQLKAIRNVIENASICHPNITWNIKLNGKSWINISPGKNSQQIIPQLLNQINYNDLKFTSSEVKNPSYKSSSINIVLGLPDRCHRSCSDWVKIAINGRVVRLPQLEQAIIRSFGRCLPKGRSPICFLELYVPFEEVDWNRHPIKSEVYLHFIEFWEEQISNIVQDNLRLSSSSSIVLGDSERLHKLLKSSIEKNDYSYSDNLNSINKLDLLPLKAVGQVNKTYIVAEHPNGLWLVEQHIAHERILYEKLQDEWKLTTIDSPIVVKLLDHQVKQLQSIGLELEIFGEQMWTIRTIPQLLVGEKNYLDILLELSLEKNLESAQVATACKSAIRNGVSLELQKMQEILDGWKNTRNPRTCPHGRPIYLPLDESVLSYFFRRHWVIGKSHGI
- a CDS encoding agmatinase family protein is translated as MNNRNKSLLDFNPSSIGIENGNLYGLPYFYENSGIIVFGIPWEVTVSYKTGTGLGPLRVLEASPQLDLYDLDNPHGWKQGIFMPSISQFLLTLNQKFRKKALKIIEATEKNIDIKSCEQLQQELISVNSACQKMVDWVDEQASAAIQVGKKVGIVGGDHSVPLGYIQALARHNNDFGILHIDAHADLRVDYQGFYYSHASIMNNVLKIPQVIKLVQVGIRDFCEEETVIIRSSNNRIITYYDSYLKKSRYEGVSWYEQCQKIISNLPEQVYISFDLDGLDPKLCPHTGTPVAGGLNLEAVFYLLKQVIDSNRKIIGFDVSEVGNGEWDGNVGARIIYKLCCLLGL